In Corynebacterium ulcerans, one genomic interval encodes:
- the rsgA gene encoding ribosome small subunit-dependent GTPase A: MARKSSRHRWDESDVRVRPGKGSRPRTKDRPSHDDALFGMVVTKDRGRWGVVLDSADPTAEPIVCMRAREMGRTAVEVGDRVGVVGDTSGRAGSLARIVKLEERTSVLRRTADDTDPYERIVVANAHRLLIVCAVADPPPRAGFVERALVAAFVGNLQPILCLTKSDLADPTEFAEEFSSLNVPVVVCGIDDPIAPVHELVTQSVTATIGHSGVGKSTLVNRLVPDAFRETGSVSGVGKGRHTSTQAVALRLPDGGWIVDTPGIRSFGLAHVDADAVVGVFEDLSAAAESCPRGCTHAGPPADPECALDQFDADSPTGRRVIAVRKLLASLRTNTEWD; the protein is encoded by the coding sequence ATGGCGCGAAAGTCATCAAGGCATCGCTGGGATGAATCCGATGTACGAGTCAGGCCGGGTAAAGGGTCTCGCCCTAGGACTAAGGACCGGCCGAGCCATGACGATGCCCTTTTTGGCATGGTCGTGACTAAAGACCGAGGAAGATGGGGCGTGGTGCTGGACTCCGCGGATCCCACAGCAGAGCCCATTGTGTGTATGCGAGCCCGCGAAATGGGGCGCACTGCTGTGGAGGTGGGTGACCGTGTAGGAGTTGTCGGCGATACCTCTGGCCGTGCTGGTTCACTCGCGCGGATTGTTAAGCTGGAAGAACGCACCAGCGTTCTGAGGCGCACGGCAGACGACACTGACCCTTATGAGAGAATCGTCGTCGCTAATGCACACCGCTTGCTCATAGTGTGTGCTGTCGCCGATCCCCCACCGCGCGCGGGGTTTGTTGAGCGAGCGCTCGTCGCTGCTTTTGTGGGCAACCTTCAACCGATTCTCTGTTTGACCAAGTCTGATCTTGCAGACCCCACCGAGTTCGCGGAAGAATTCAGCTCTTTGAATGTCCCGGTGGTCGTCTGCGGTATCGACGACCCGATCGCGCCAGTTCACGAGCTTGTTACCCAATCCGTCACCGCAACCATCGGGCACTCCGGTGTGGGCAAATCAACGCTAGTTAATCGACTCGTCCCCGATGCTTTCCGCGAAACGGGCAGCGTATCAGGAGTAGGGAAAGGTCGCCACACATCAACTCAGGCAGTAGCTTTGCGACTTCCCGACGGCGGCTGGATCGTAGACACCCCCGGTATCCGATCCTTCGGCCTCGCGCATGTCGACGCAGACGCAGTCGTCGGGGTTTTTGAAGATCTGTCCGCAGCCGCTGAGAGCTGCCCGCGCGGATGCACTCATGCAGGCCCTCCTGCAGACCCCGAATGTGCGCTCGATCAGTTTGACGCAGATTCTCCCACGGGTCGGCGAGTAATCGCGGTGCGCAAGCTCTTAGCTTCGCTGCGCACCAACACCGAATGGGATTAG